GTGTACAAACTCCTTCTCCGGTTGGGCTTGCAATTGTATGTGAGAAATATCCCTCGCCGGCACTTCCGCCATTTCCTGCTAAGGATGAACCGTTTACAATCACAATACTTGTATCCATTTCTTGCGTAAACTTTGTAATGTTTTGCAGATTATTTGAATGAATAACTGCAGTATGACCAAATCCATGTTCAGCTTTTTTACAATTTATGACACCTTCTTCAAATGTGTTTACTTTTACAAGTGGCATAAAAGGCATCATTTGCTCAGCAATAACAAATGGATGATTTGCGGAAACTTCGCCAAATAATAATTTGACATTTTCTGATAAATTTAGCCCGCAAGCTGAAGCTAAAATATTAGCATTTTTTCCAATAAAATCTCTTAAACCAAAAAAATGTCCTTTTTCATTCTTAATAAGAGCTTTCTTTGTTAAAATATCAACATGCTCAGAGTTTAAATAAACTGCACCGTTATTTTTCATTGCTTGTATAAAACCATCATATACATCTTTTACAACAAATGTTTCTTTTTCTGCAATACAAAGAATATTATTATCAAATGAAGCTCCGGTAATTATACTTTTTGATGCATTATCTAAATCGGCAGTTTGATCAACCAAAACGGGTGGATTTCCGGGTCCGGCAGCAATTACTTTTTTTCCGGCTTTGAATGCAGCTTCAACAACAGCCGGTCCACCGGTTGCTACAATTAAGTCAATATCATTATGGTTAAATAATTTATTAACATTTTCTAATGTTGGTTCTTTAATCATTGAAATTAAATTTTCCGGTCCACCATTTTCAACAATTACTTTATGAAAAATTTGAATTGCATATGCAGAAACATTTTTTGCTGAAGGATGCACACTGAAAACTACACTATTTCCACCCGCAATTGAAATAATTATACTATTTAATAAAACCGGTATCGGATGTGTTGAAGGAGTAATTCCAGCAATAACTCCATATGGAGCTCTTTCTTCTATAACTGTTCCTTTCGAACCAGTCCATGATTTTGTTTCCAAATCTTCCATTCCCGGAGTTGCATCAGCGGCATTATGATGTTTTGCAATTTTATCTTCAACTCTTCCCATTCCAGTTTCGGCATGAGCTTTTTTGGAAAAATCTTCCGCATATGTATGCATTGTTTTTCTTAATTCGGAAATAATTTTTTTCTTTACTTCTGTAGAAACTTTTACCCATTTTTTCTGTGCAATATTTGATTGATAAACCGCATCATCAACATTTTCAAAAACTCCGTTTGATGAATTAAGATTAGTTGATGAAAAATTTTTATTTCCCAATTCATTTATCACATCTGTAACTAATTTCTGTATATATCTTCTGTCAATATTAGACAATTATTTCCTCGAAAAATTATTTGCTATTTAAGTTTAACCAGCTTACAATTTTCTGTTCAAGCATTTTAAAACCAATCAAATTACTATTGATAAAAAGATATTTTGATTTAACCGAACACACTTTTGAATTACCAATTTCCCAACAAATTTGACCTTTAAAATTTCGTAAATTCTCTAATCTTTTTCTTAGCTGAAATGATTCGTTACTAATAATTATTGTAGATTTATAAAAATCATTTTCAGTTTTTTCAACTAAATCATCAAGCAAATTTTGAAATTCAAGACTATTTAAACTTTTTGGAGTAAAACATTCGCTTTCAATTCCAAGTTTTAATAAAATTTCTTTTGTTTTATTTTTATATGCATCTTCATTAAGATTTGTAAGAACAGCAATTTTGTTTGATTGAACATTTTCTATTTTATTTAGATTGCTACAACTTTCATCATTATCAGAATAAATGATTTTTATTCCATTAAGTGTTAAAAAATCATTTGCAAGCGGTGTGATTATTGTTTTTGGTCGAACCTTAATTTTTGTAAAACCTTTTATTTTAGTTAATTCCACATCTGAATATGTTAATAGTTTTTTATCAAATATAAATTCCAAATTTTCATTTACAGAATCTTTTAAATGTGAAATCTTCCTTTCTTCAAATAATCTGGAAATTACTTTTTCAGCAATAACTTTTATAAATTCTTCGCGTGAAATAATCATTTATCAGTACTTATTTTTTCTGGAAATTTAGTTTTCATTTTTAATTACGTTAAAAATTTATAAAGTTATAACTCCCTTTTTCAAAATAATATTTGCATAAAGTGCCATTTCGCTTGTTGCTATTACTGCATAAGCTTTTTCTGCTCTTTTGTAAAATTCAAATCTTTCTATAAATTCAAATTCAGTAAAGTGTTCATTACTTTCATTAAGGATTTTTTTATAGTCATCCCAAATTGTTGGAACATAATTATCACCATCAACTATTTTCATTAATCCAACAGGCTTTTCAACATACTTATCAAGAGGAAATAGTTTTAAGATTGCTTCTAAAATTACCGGAACATTGTGTCCGTCCATTCTAATAAGACGTTTTGCAATTGAAGCAGCCGGAAAATTTCCATCTGCAACTACAATTTCATCACCGTGACCCATTTCGCAGAGAATTTTTAACAAATCTGCACCAATTATTTGCGGAATATTTTTTAACATTTTGATTTTCCAAAAATATAAAATAAAACTTTACTTACTCGTGTAAGTAGAATATATTAACTTACTAATTAAATAACTTTTTAACAAAATTTTTTTTTGAATGATAAAATACAAAGTAAATTCATTTATTAGAACCAATATGGATTTTATATAAAACAATTACAATTTTGCTATTAGATATTGTTCTATTATAATTTTAAAAATTATTAAGGGATAGAAAATGAAAAAAAATAATTTAACGCTAACAATAATAGTTTTTGCTATGTTTTTTTTCTCATCTGCATTTGCTCAAAGTGAAAAAAATGAATTTATTCAAGGTTATGAAAAAATTATTCAGCGAGGAAATTTTTCTTATCATTCACCTCATCCGGATATTACTAAAGCATTGCTGGTTAGAGCCAGAAAGGGTGAAATGGTAATTGAGTGGCAAACGGAATCCGTTCCGAAGAGTTATAAAAATGAATTTATATCTTTTGTTTGGTATTTTGCAATTTCTCAAAATTCAATTAATCATCTCTTTAAACTTTCTGTAAATGACAAACCATTTCTAAAATTTAAAAATGAACTGGGTTCAAAAATTGGAAGTTGGGAAATTAAAGGGATTAATAATTCTCTTCTAACTTTTAAAGCAACCACAACTGATAGATATAATGATTTAATGGGAATTGCAATATTAAAGATTCATAAAAATGACATAAAATTTGGTGAACCAATAAATATAAAAGTTACCGGAGTTGATGCAGAAAGCTCCGATTGGTATATGACATTTCAAGGAAAGGTTGACGCTGATGTTAGAATTGTACCAACAGATTTGGTTTCAAAAAGTAAAAATGGAAATTCTATAATTTACAAATTGAATATTGTTCATTTGGATAATCCAAAAGAAATTTCTATAAAAACTAATACCGGATTTTTACATAACTCAACTGTAAATACCGGATTTAATACATTCCAAATTTCTGTACCAACAAATTTTGTAAATAAGGAAATTGAAACAGAAATTAAAATTGAAAACGAAATTATTAAAAAATCTTTTGTAGTAAATCCAGTTAAAGAATGGGTTGTAAATTTAGTAATGCACAGCCATACGGATATTGGTTATACTCGAAGTCAAACTGAAATTCTTGCTGAACATTTAAGATTTATAGATTATGCTTTGGATTTTTGTGATTTAACTGATGATTATCCTGAAGATGCAAAATTTAGATGGACTTGCGAAAGTGCATGGCCAGTATTAAAATATTTAAATAGCAGACCAAAATCACAACTTGATAGATTTAGAAAACGTGTGCAGGAAGGAAGAATTGAAATTATGAGTATGTTATTTAACATTTCAGAAATTCCCGATGAATCTTTACTTGCCTCAATGTTAAAACCGATTAAAACTATTACTGATGCTGGATTTACAGTTTCAACTGCTATGCAAAATGATATTAATGGTATTGGTTGGTGTTATGCTGATTTCTTAAACAATGCCGGAATAAAATATTTAGTTATGGGCGAGCACGGACATCGTGCAAGAATTCCGTTTAATTATCCAACTGTATTTTGGTGGGAATCTCCAGCGGGAAATAAAATTCTTGCATATCGCGCAGATCATTATATGACGGGTAATGTTGTTGGTGCTCATACCGGAAATATTGATTTTGTTCAAACACATTTAATGCAATATTTGGCAAATTTAAATAAAGCCGGTTATCCGTTTAAAGAAGCACATTTACAAATGTCCGGATATGTGACTGATAATTCTCCACCCTCGCTAATGGCTTCAAACTTAGCAAAAGACTGGAATGAAAAATTTGAATGGCCCAAATTAAAAATTTCAACAGCATCAACTTTTATTAAAAGTATAGAAAAACAATATGGTAATAATTTACCGGTTCAAAAAGCAGCTTGGCCCGATTGGTGGGCTGATGGTTTTGGATCTGCTGCAAGAGAAACTATGGAAACAAGAAGAGCGCAAGCAGATTTAATTACAAACAAAGGATTACTTAGCATCGCTTCTTTGCTTGGTGCAGATGTTCCAAATAATGTTATAAATGAGTTAAACGAAATTGAAGAAAACTTGTTTTTCTATGCAGAACATACTTTTGGTGCTGATGAAAGTGTAAGCAATCCAACTTCTGAAAATACAAATGTTCAATGGCTGATGAAATCAGCTTATGTTTGGGATGCGGCAAAACGAACAAAAATCTTAAAAGAAAAAGCAATGGGATTTATTCAACAATATATTCCAAAAGCTGAA
The nucleotide sequence above comes from Ignavibacteriota bacterium. Encoded proteins:
- a CDS encoding aldehyde dehydrogenase, whose translation is MSNIDRRYIQKLVTDVINELGNKNFSSTNLNSSNGVFENVDDAVYQSNIAQKKWVKVSTEVKKKIISELRKTMHTYAEDFSKKAHAETGMGRVEDKIAKHHNAADATPGMEDLETKSWTGSKGTVIEERAPYGVIAGITPSTHPIPVLLNSIIISIAGGNSVVFSVHPSAKNVSAYAIQIFHKVIVENGGPENLISMIKEPTLENVNKLFNHNDIDLIVATGGPAVVEAAFKAGKKVIAAGPGNPPVLVDQTADLDNASKSIITGASFDNNILCIAEKETFVVKDVYDGFIQAMKNNGAVYLNSEHVDILTKKALIKNEKGHFFGLRDFIGKNANILASACGLNLSENVKLLFGEVSANHPFVIAEQMMPFMPLVKVNTFEEGVINCKKAEHGFGHTAVIHSNNLQNITKFTQEMDTSIVIVNGSSLAGNGGSAGEGYFSHTIASPTGEGVCTPKDFTRVRRIAISNALKIV
- a CDS encoding glycosyl hydrolase family 38, encoding MKKNNLTLTIIVFAMFFFSSAFAQSEKNEFIQGYEKIIQRGNFSYHSPHPDITKALLVRARKGEMVIEWQTESVPKSYKNEFISFVWYFAISQNSINHLFKLSVNDKPFLKFKNELGSKIGSWEIKGINNSLLTFKATTTDRYNDLMGIAILKIHKNDIKFGEPINIKVTGVDAESSDWYMTFQGKVDADVRIVPTDLVSKSKNGNSIIYKLNIVHLDNPKEISIKTNTGFLHNSTVNTGFNTFQISVPTNFVNKEIETEIKIENEIIKKSFVVNPVKEWVVNLVMHSHTDIGYTRSQTEILAEHLRFIDYALDFCDLTDDYPEDAKFRWTCESAWPVLKYLNSRPKSQLDRFRKRVQEGRIEIMSMLFNISEIPDESLLASMLKPIKTITDAGFTVSTAMQNDINGIGWCYADFLNNAGIKYLVMGEHGHRARIPFNYPTVFWWESPAGNKILAYRADHYMTGNVVGAHTGNIDFVQTHLMQYLANLNKAGYPFKEAHLQMSGYVTDNSPPSLMASNLAKDWNEKFEWPKLKISTASTFIKSIEKQYGNNLPVQKAAWPDWWADGFGSAARETMETRRAQADLITNKGLLSIASLLGADVPNNVINELNEIEENLFFYAEHTFGADESVSNPTSENTNVQWLMKSAYVWDAAKRTKILKEKAMGFIQQYIPKAETPTIAIFNTLNWQRSGLTNIYIDHQIIPRNRKFKIVDFEGNEVFAQQQSSREDGTYWNIWAQNIPSMGYKLYKIIVENELSSLPIIEKETQQFENQFYKIVLDTEIGAVKSIFDKEMNTELIDQNSDWKLGQFIYEELSNRNQLERFTLDDQPVRTTLTNVEFKGVKKGNIWNSIYLSGKNEKCCGNSEINLEIRLFNFEKRIDINYSINKLAITNPEAVYVAFPFTLPNSKITFEAQGGIVEPGKDQIPGTSTDWNIIQNFATIKNENAQIIFSSNDIPLVHLGGLNIGEFKYVAAPENTHIYSWVLNNYWVTNFRASQDGELKWSYSFTTANTNTNEKSYKFGYENRIPFASRVFPEGKSNNNNFSDSFLKLNDPNIILVSAMPFENTKKIILHLKEINGTARNISLDNLINKNKQNVYEVNVLGNKLNEHKIMKVNPYETKFVMVEL
- a CDS encoding fucose isomerase, which produces MLKNIPQIIGADLLKILCEMGHGDEIVVADGNFPAASIAKRLIRMDGHNVPVILEAILKLFPLDKYVEKPVGLMKIVDGDNYVPTIWDDYKKILNESNEHFTEFEFIERFEFYKRAEKAYAVIATSEMALYANIILKKGVITL